The proteins below are encoded in one region of Parvicella tangerina:
- a CDS encoding S9 family peptidase: protein MKHIFWLVGLCLVTGVIAQKKDITIEDCELGYSKGLYPENLNALQWTTESNYSYVSGDSLIVSSVKGKKEYISKDQFVSADKNLKRIPRLIWMNDEQGFYYAKNEIKSFNTSSIESSTLLKFPQEAANQDYNSVSNVLAYTLENNLYIATDSNDKVEVFATDDENIVSGQAIHRYEFGISKGTFWSPKGTYLAFYQKDETDVADYPMLNINTTPGSLDAVKYPMAGQKSEYAKVGVFNVKTRATSFLNIDMTEKDHYLTNLAWSPDEKYVILAEVNRDQNHVWLNKYDVITGNLVKTLFEESSREWAEPEHPASFIPSKENEFLWLSERDGFMNLYHYNLEGELLGQVTNFDFVVQSIIGYSSDGKYVYVEATGPDARENHCYQVEIASHEYQKLTKEAGSHHVSLSPNGKYLLDSWSSWKTPNQVDLIDIKKGKVTTIHKSADPLKDFNMAQVEYGTLKSNDGFDLYTRVMKPHDFDPNKKYPVLVYVYGGPHAQLVTNDWLGGARLWMHYMTQQGYIVFTIDGRGSANRGYDFEKVIHRHLGENEMEDQLVGVDYLKSLPYVDANRMAVHGWSFGGFMTTSLMLRHPGVFTCGVAGGPVIDWKWYEVMYGERYMDRPEQNPEGYKKASLLNYVENLEGNLLMIHGTIDDVVVMQHNMAFVQTCVSAGVQIDFFPYPMYKHHVRGKDRVHLMTKMLNYIMEHNK from the coding sequence ATGAAACATATTTTTTGGCTAGTTGGGCTGTGCCTAGTTACAGGTGTTATTGCTCAAAAGAAGGACATTACTATTGAAGATTGTGAATTAGGGTACTCCAAAGGGCTATATCCCGAAAACTTGAATGCCTTGCAGTGGACAACTGAAAGTAACTACTCCTACGTAAGTGGAGATAGCTTGATTGTATCATCAGTAAAAGGGAAGAAAGAGTACATTTCAAAAGACCAGTTTGTCAGTGCTGATAAGAACTTGAAGAGAATTCCTAGGCTGATTTGGATGAATGATGAGCAGGGATTTTATTACGCTAAAAATGAGATAAAGTCTTTTAACACTTCAAGTATTGAGTCAAGTACTTTACTCAAGTTTCCTCAGGAGGCTGCTAACCAGGACTATAATTCAGTTTCAAATGTCTTAGCTTACACCTTAGAAAATAACTTGTACATCGCAACCGATTCAAATGATAAAGTCGAAGTGTTTGCCACGGATGATGAGAACATTGTTAGTGGACAGGCCATTCATCGCTACGAATTTGGAATCAGTAAAGGAACCTTCTGGTCTCCTAAAGGAACCTACTTGGCGTTCTACCAAAAAGACGAAACAGATGTAGCTGATTATCCCATGCTGAACATCAACACAACTCCTGGAAGCCTTGATGCCGTTAAATACCCAATGGCAGGTCAGAAAAGTGAGTACGCCAAAGTAGGAGTTTTTAATGTTAAAACCAGAGCTACTAGCTTTTTGAACATTGATATGACCGAGAAGGATCACTACCTCACCAATTTAGCGTGGTCTCCAGATGAGAAGTATGTTATACTAGCCGAGGTGAATAGAGATCAAAATCATGTTTGGTTGAATAAGTATGATGTGATTACTGGGAACTTGGTGAAGACGCTGTTTGAGGAAAGTAGCAGAGAGTGGGCAGAGCCAGAGCATCCAGCTTCGTTCATCCCAAGTAAAGAGAATGAATTTTTATGGTTAAGTGAAAGAGATGGGTTTATGAACCTGTATCATTACAACCTTGAAGGCGAGTTGTTAGGACAGGTGACTAATTTTGATTTTGTGGTTCAATCGATAATTGGTTATTCGAGTGACGGAAAATATGTGTATGTGGAGGCTACTGGGCCAGATGCTCGTGAAAACCATTGTTATCAAGTGGAGATAGCTTCGCATGAATATCAGAAGCTTACGAAGGAGGCAGGCTCGCACCATGTTAGTCTATCTCCAAATGGCAAATACTTATTGGATTCTTGGTCAAGTTGGAAGACGCCCAATCAAGTTGATCTGATCGATATTAAAAAAGGTAAAGTGACGACCATTCACAAGTCAGCAGACCCCCTCAAGGATTTTAATATGGCTCAAGTCGAATATGGTACATTAAAATCTAATGATGGCTTTGACTTGTATACTAGAGTGATGAAACCCCATGATTTTGATCCCAATAAGAAGTATCCTGTTTTGGTTTATGTTTATGGAGGTCCGCATGCTCAGTTGGTGACAAATGATTGGCTAGGTGGTGCAAGGTTATGGATGCACTACATGACTCAACAGGGATATATTGTTTTTACCATTGACGGAAGAGGTTCAGCGAATAGAGGGTATGATTTTGAAAAAGTGATCCATCGACACTTAGGCGAAAATGAGATGGAAGATCAGTTGGTGGGAGTAGACTATTTAAAGTCGTTGCCTTATGTTGATGCCAATCGAATGGCTGTTCATGGTTGGAGCTTTGGAGGGTTCATGACGACTTCTTTGATGCTGAGACATCCAGGGGTGTTTACTTGTGGAGTTGCAGGAGGGCCTGTGATCGATTGGAAGTGGTATGAAGTGATGTATGGCGAGAGATACATGGATCGTCCTGAACAGAACCCAGAAGGATATAAAAAGGCAAGTCTGTTGAATTATGTTGAGAATTTAGAAGGGAATTTACTAATGATTCACGGAACCATTGATGATGTAGTCGTGATGCAGCATAATATGGCCTTTGTTCAGACTTGTGTTTCTGCTGGGGTACAAATAGATTTTTTCCCTTATCCAATGTATAAGCATCATGTTAGGGGCAAGGATAGGGTTCATCTAATGACGAAGATGCTGAATTATATTATGGAGCATAATAAGTAA
- a CDS encoding DUF349 domain-containing protein codes for MTKKEILERLTSLSEENDHKVLKREIKNLSDRFHELTNEEEKELQIKNNNSEEDELHTLPEEEVQLNDQVQEALTALKVRRNELKDARDNEEKENLTKKQVILKRFQVLLQEEENIGKLFNSIKEIREEWKAVGDIPKTKYQDIQSQYSQLNELFNYNVNIYKELQENDLKRNYSLKNQLIHQAKELLNESSLGKLDKGVKAIQNEWEEIGPTFTEHWEKIKEEYWETIRAIYDKIKDLREGREKEKEANYEKKKSLVEQAKSLVEHLPDGHKEWNAMTKALNDLQDAWKKVGYAPKEVNDKVWEEFRKPFDLFYEKKREFYASQKEEHNDKKEAKEKIIERAEELVGLTDWRKGTELAKKLQREWKKVGHAGQYAEQRLWKAFRSKCDAFFEAKDKHFAELDKANEENLKLKEALIEEINAFEKGEDTKANIEALKAFSARFAEIGNVPFKQKDKIYKSYKDALDAQYAKLKLDGKEKEKVMFQAKLDSMKGSANPVQMLRKEKDFIRRKINELTKEITNFENNLGFFGNSKGAEALLAGVKKNIEKGRAEIEALKSKLKSLSKLEKEALNKEEV; via the coding sequence ATGACTAAAAAAGAAATACTTGAGCGATTAACTTCTCTAAGTGAGGAGAACGATCATAAGGTTTTGAAAAGAGAGATCAAGAATCTATCTGATCGATTCCATGAATTAACTAATGAGGAAGAGAAGGAACTGCAGATCAAAAACAATAATAGTGAGGAGGATGAGTTGCATACACTTCCAGAAGAAGAAGTGCAACTAAACGACCAGGTTCAAGAGGCACTTACTGCTTTAAAGGTTCGCAGAAACGAATTAAAAGATGCGAGAGACAATGAAGAAAAGGAAAACCTGACCAAAAAGCAGGTGATTCTGAAACGATTTCAGGTGTTATTGCAAGAAGAGGAGAATATCGGCAAGTTGTTCAATTCCATTAAAGAAATTCGAGAAGAGTGGAAGGCTGTTGGAGATATTCCCAAGACGAAGTATCAGGATATCCAAAGCCAGTACAGCCAGCTGAATGAGTTGTTTAACTACAACGTAAACATCTACAAAGAGCTTCAGGAAAATGATCTTAAAAGGAACTATTCGCTCAAGAATCAATTGATCCATCAAGCGAAAGAGCTGCTGAATGAGTCAAGTTTAGGTAAGTTGGACAAAGGGGTGAAAGCCATCCAAAACGAATGGGAAGAAATTGGTCCTACCTTCACAGAACATTGGGAGAAGATTAAAGAAGAGTATTGGGAAACGATTCGAGCTATCTATGATAAAATCAAAGACCTGAGAGAGGGCAGGGAAAAAGAAAAGGAAGCGAATTACGAAAAGAAAAAGTCGCTGGTAGAACAAGCCAAATCGCTCGTAGAGCACCTTCCTGATGGTCATAAAGAGTGGAATGCAATGACCAAAGCCCTGAATGATCTTCAGGATGCATGGAAGAAAGTGGGTTACGCTCCAAAGGAAGTGAACGACAAGGTATGGGAAGAGTTTAGAAAACCTTTCGACCTTTTCTACGAAAAGAAAAGAGAATTCTATGCTTCACAGAAAGAGGAGCATAATGACAAGAAAGAAGCTAAAGAGAAGATTATTGAGAGGGCAGAAGAATTGGTTGGACTGACAGATTGGAGAAAAGGAACTGAGCTCGCTAAAAAACTTCAAAGAGAATGGAAAAAAGTTGGTCATGCAGGTCAGTATGCTGAACAGCGCCTTTGGAAGGCGTTCCGATCAAAATGCGATGCTTTCTTTGAAGCCAAGGATAAGCATTTTGCTGAGTTGGATAAAGCCAATGAAGAAAATTTGAAACTCAAAGAGGCGTTGATTGAAGAGATCAATGCTTTTGAAAAAGGAGAGGATACAAAAGCTAATATCGAGGCGTTAAAAGCTTTTTCAGCGCGTTTTGCGGAGATTGGTAATGTTCCTTTCAAACAAAAGGATAAAATTTACAAATCCTATAAAGATGCTTTGGATGCCCAATACGCAAAGTTGAAACTGGACGGAAAAGAAAAGGAAAAAGTGATGTTTCAAGCGAAGCTAGATAGTATGAAGGGTTCTGCTAACCCTGTTCAGATGCTGAGAAAGGAGAAGGATTTTATCAGAAGAAAAATCAACGAACTGACAAAAGAGATTACCAACTTTGAGAATAACCTTGGTTTCTTTGGTAACAGTAAAGGTGCTGAAGCCCTACTTGCCGGTGTTAAAAAGAACATCGAAAAGGGAAGAGCAGAGATTGAGGCCTTAAAGTCAAAATTGAAATCCTTGAGTAAACTGGAAAAAGAAGCTTTGAATAAAGAAGAGGTATAG